AGTTCAGGTGGGTGATCGCTCTGGCGTCGCGCCACGTCGACTTGCTCGCTCGGGTCAGGCGGCGCGCCCAAACTCAGTCGGACGGCGGCGGCAGGTTGTCGGTGGCAAGCGTGGACGTGTGGCGTCTGCTGTCGGAGCAGCTGACCTTCCGCGAAGCGGACCAGAACCTGCGGCGGTTGTCCCAGCGACGCTGCGACATCGTCACGGGCCTCGGGTAACGGTAGCCGCCCAAGGGCCTGGGGCCGGGCGCTCGGGTCTAATCGCGCACGTCTCTTCCAGCTCTCTGGCCCCGCCCTCCCTCTCGGCTGCGCTGGTCTCCGATTGGCTGGCGCAACTGACGGCGGTCAATCAACAGATTGGTAACGCCCCTCCCCGCCCGCACGCctgcctccccctccctccgtgCCCTCTCGAGCGTTGACGCGTGTGTCCGTCAGACACGTGTCACGCCGACTTCCTTCATCAGCTGCGTTGTCATTACGAGCTGATGTGGCAGGATCGCGTGTCCCAAGTCAAGCGTTGCCAGGTCAGCGGCTAAGCCGCCGCCGCGCTCCGACGAGCTGGCTTGACGCCTTTCTGCCTGCAGGAGGCACTGTCTGCGCTGGAGCTGCCGGAGGAGGAGGTGAGCGACGTGGTCAAGTCTCAACTCATCTCTCTGATCGGACAACACCAGAGACAAGACGAAACGCAGCTGGCCGCCATCGACGTCAGTGTTGGCCCGCCTGGAGCGGCCGCGCGTCCTTCTCTCGTCTGTGTCGTCTGCGTCACGCTTGCTCGGGCGCGTGTGCTGTGCGCAGACGTGTTCCGACAGCCTGTACCGCGCGTCGGCGCGTCTCAGCAGACGTGTCTTTGTGGTCATGAGGGCCCTGGCGTCGTTGTGGGAAAAGCACGGCAGCGTCCTGCGGGGGCGAGAGGAGGACGTCCAGCGGCGCTTGGACCAGCTGCGACTAACGCACGAGCGACACGTGCAGGTGAGTGAGCCGGTGCCCGGCGGCCGGCCAGACGCTAACGGCGAGCCTCGGCCGAAAAGAGGAAGAAGGTGTTCCTGGACGAGCTCCTGGCCGCGCTTCGTCAGGAGAGCAGCGAAGTGGCCTTGAAGTCGTCGCTGGAGCAAACCATCATCTACCTGCGTGACATCAGGAACAGGTTAGCCGGCGCCCAGGAACGCGGACGGCCCATCAAACAACGTTTGATGTGTGTTTGGACGCAGCTGCTGCGAGTGCGTGACGCACCAGTGCGCCGTGTTGGACCGCCTCCCCCGCACCGTCGCCGATGAGCTTCTGGAGTTCGGCCGACTCCTCGGCAACTTCTTCCGCCTGGAGAACTCCTTTGCTCCTGtgactgcgcgcgcgcgcacacacgcctcGAGCGCGTGGGTGCCCGATGGTGATGATGTCACTGCCCCCTGCAGAGTGCAGAAGACTTGAAGAAGCTGCCGCCAGTCAGTGACGTCATCGCCAGCGACACTCAAGGTCTGCTGGCGTGGATGACGATGATGTCATCAGGTTGTCTCGTGCGTTTGTCCACTTTGTCTTTTTGCGCACTTGTGTATTTGTAGAAGGTCGTCAAGAGGGCGGGACGAGAGAGGAGGAAGAGCCAATCGGCTGTCGGGATGACGCGGCACACGAGGAGCTTTCCGATTTGCAGGCCGAGGTCGCCTTGCCTCCCCttgcgatcgatcgatcgatcggccGGCCGCAAAGAGGCTGGAATAACATTTTTGCACGTACTCGTCCAGGCTGAGTCGTCTCTACTGGAGCTGTACGACCTCAGCGGCAAGGTCACCTTCATGTCGTCTGGGGGCGTGTCCTACTCTGGCCCCGCCTTCAGATGCCCCGCCTCCGACCTGCCTGGCAACATGAGCAAGCAACAGGAAACGCACCTGAGCGTATTTCCTGTCGAGCTTCTCATGCACGCGCTCAACAGGTGTTAGCCTATAGCGTCGTCGGGCTTGACATCAGCCAGATCTGTGTGACCCGCGCGCGCGTGTGCAGGATGCGCATTTTGTTCCTGGATTACGTGGAGCGGCGTTTTCAGGACGTCCTGACGTCGGCTGTGGCCACGGTGACGGACAGGAAGGAGGCGGTGCGCGCCTACCACGACTTGCAAAtgcagccgctggatccgctaCACATCAAGGCGTGCATCTACATCCCGCGCATGGGTACGGCGCCTTCTGTCGGTGAAACTTTGTAAGTGCAGTTCCAGTCGGTTGACTCGCACGGCCAATGTAGCCGAGCTGCAGCTGCACAAGCAGCGTGTGGACGCTCACTGCCAGGAAGTGTCGGACGTGCTGGCCTCGTGCACGGCAGCCTTGCAGGAGCTGCGGACGGCCATCAACGAGAAGAACCGGAAGCTGACCGCCACGCTCGGCGAGATGGAGGACGGCGTCCTCAAAACGGACGGCAGCCAACGGTAAGCGGTGGGGAGGTCACTCCGGTTGGCTGTTTCCTCTGACTGTATGTGTGCGTGGCCCAGTCTGGAGGCCCTTAGCGCCACTCTGCAGGACCGTCTGGACGAGCACATCAAGCACACCCAGCGCTCGCACTCGTCCTTCCGGGCGGCGCTTCAGCTGCAGATGGACGAGCTCCGAAACCGGACGGCGCGCCTCCTCAAATCGTTCAGGTGCCCGCTTCCGCCTTTCCCGCCAGCCGCTGTGGCCACGTTACCTTTCTCGTAAACGTCGCGTATTTGATTTGCTCCACTCGGCATGCGTGCGGCGTAGGCTTTTCAGTGAAGGGGGTGACTACACGCGTCAGGAGGTGAAAACCTTCCAGCGGCGTCTGAAGGAGGAGAGCAAACGCATCAGTGTCACAGAGGAGAACGTCTACACGGACCTGCACAACCTGCAGACCAAGACCTTGCAGCAGGTGTggtacacacacgcgcatgcacgcacgcacacgcacacacacgcacacacacaaacaaaaaaatggtcGGGCTGACCCAAGATGGTGTTTGCGTTCAGGTGAAAGCGGCGTCCGGGCGTCTGGAGGAGAAGCTGTGCGTGCTGCAGGCCGAGGTCAAGTTCATCGAGTTGATCGAGAGGATCCTCAGCAGCACTCAAGTGGAGGTCAAAGCCGAGGTAGCTGCTTTTTCCGCCTCGGCCGACCTGCGCGAGGCTGGAgctgagcgtgtgtgtgcgcccaGGCGGCCAGCAGCAACCAGCAGGAGGCGGTCATCGGCGCACGCCTGGAGCAACTCAGGAAAACCCTGGAAGAAGAGCAGGTCCCTTTGCCCCGGCCGGCTGGCAACGCCCGCCGTGCGCCGACAAATGCTCATTTTGTGTGTGACTGCCCGCGCGCGCAGGTGAGCGTGGAGCAGGTGTTTGCCTTGTTGTCGACCATCGGCGAGGACCTGAGGAGGCGGAGACAATACTTGAACGAGGAGAGCGCAGCTCCTCCCGCCGTGTCCAAATCCAGAAAGCAGGTGTGGTCGGCCCCGCCCCCGGCCTTGCTGCAGCCCTGCCGCTCGGGCGGGAACATCATGGAAGACCCCATAGTGGGCGTGGTCAAGTCACTCAACAGGTGCGTATGCAAGGAGGAGGCCCCGCCCCACCCCGCTCTGACCTTTTCCACATGTCCGCCAGGTTCTCTGAAGGTACTGACTCCGCCTCCTGCGCAATGGCACGTCGGCTGCCGTCTTGAAGATCTCCGGCCCGATGGATGTGGTCGGTCGCTGCTACGGCCGCGCGCCCACAtctctgtgtttgtttgtgtgttggcTGGCGTGTAGGTCAAAGCCCCGCCCCGCGCCAGCAGTCATCGAGACGCAGCGAATCTGCCGGCGTCGCGAGGTTTGCGCGCCTTGTGTGCCCCAAGGCTGCGCCCGAGGCTGCGCCTGAGGCTTCGTTGACtgcatgtgcgtgcatgtgttgtTAGGTCGTTCAGGACTGACAAAAGGCTCCAGATCTTTGGCACCAAGTCAGAAGCAGATCCCAATCCAGAGTGAGTCCACATTAGTCACGTCACACATGCGAGAGACGTCACCTAGGGCCTGGCTTCCTTTTCGTGTGTAGTTGTTACATCTCCATCGTGAACGCCATACTAAGGAGGACTCATCAGACCCTTCTGCTGGTTGCCAAGGTAACACACACGGTTGGGTGTTGCCACGCTGGCGCCACTCTGCGCGCATGCGGCTTCGGCATCACCCGACGGCATCGGCCTGCCTCCTCAGGACTTCTACCAGAGTCAACGCTGTGGCGGCTTCCATCGACTTCCTGCCGGGCTGGACCAGTGGGTGGAAAACACGCAGCAAAGGCTTCTGGGACATCACGAGCACTCCCGCTCGCTGCTCAGCGCCAGCAGGGAAGGTGCCGGCCGTCGCCGCTGCTGCCTCCTCTGACGACATCGTCCTTGAcgctgtgcgtgcatgcgtgtgtgttcaCGGGCAgcgctggagcagcagcagtgcgTGTTGGCCGACATGATGCATTTGCTGCCCGCCACCTTGATCCGTACGCACGAGAAACGGCTGGGGGCGGAGCTGAGGGAAGAGGCGGGGCGAGTCCGCCGCTCCTTTGAGGAAACCATGGCCGCCAGCGAGGAGGAGAAGGTAACGCTTTTGCCGCGACGACCCAGATGCCGTTGCCTGAGACGGCATCGTCGTGACGACCGCCTCTAGCGTTAGCGGCCCGACGTATTAAGCAGGGACGTGCGATCAAGGGAGGTCATCAtgatgagtaaaaaaaatatattatttgtcCACTGATCTTTATGTATGACTAATTtagaacattttttaaaaaacactgacggggtgacggacgttAGCGCAATGTTATCGATGGGTCCCGCGCGGCCTTTCGTTAGCATCGGCACACTGTCAATTAACGAGCGCTTGCCCGCGTGTCATCAGATGGCAAGCGTGGCCGGTCTCCGCGTGTCGCTCTCCACCAATGAGATGGAAGCACTGAGGTGTGGCGAGGAGGCCCGACAACAGAGACTCCACGACGCTATCTTGGGCTCGCATCGGGAACTGCAGGTAGGTAGCGAGACGCCCCGTCCGTGCCGTCCGCGCGTGACCTCACCCGCTCTGCCCGCAGGAGTGCATGAGACGCAGAGCCGAGGAGTTTGTGACATCGCTGGCTTCTCTGACGGAGCACCTCCTCCATCAGATGGACCGACTTCCTCTACCAGGTCAGGTTTTGTGTACATCTGATCGGGTGTAATTAGCGGGTAGTCGGCGTCATGTGACCGTCGTGAATCCGTGCGCCTGATCTCGCTCGCAGAAGTGACCTCGCAGCAGATGTCGGAGGACAGAgatgttgccatggagaccacGCAGCAATCCTGCAGGTAGCCTCCCACGCGCCCGTTCCGTCTCGGCGGAGCTAAAGAGCCGCCGGTTGTGTGCGTGTCTCAGGATGTGGCCGGGCATTCCTCACATGTCGCTCCCCGCCAACGCCGCATCCGCCCTGAGCGCCGCAACCACCGTGGCCGTGGCCACCGCCAAGTGCACCCTGGGACATCTGGCCGTCATCCAGCACAGGGACGCAGCCGCCAAGGTACACGCACAAATTCGACACTCACACATTTGGCTAACaaacctttgtgtgtgtgtgttagcgttTTCAGCAGGTGTTCTCGTCACAATTGTCGCATTCCGACGCAGACAAACGAAGACGACTTAACGAACTTCAAAGCTGGAAGACGCACTGGAGGCTACAGTTACACACGCTGACACACTGAACATGGACACACTACATACACACTGTTGGCTGGAATAAAGCACAAGATGGAGCCAAAAACGCAGAGAGCAGACTGCGAGTGGGCCACGCCCCCATGACATCATGAACATGCAGGTGGCGTGTTTGTTGCCGCGTGTGTAGTCTGTCCATTATTGACCGTGGATCCATGGCAGCGCGGCAGCCCGGACGCCGACATAAACgggtaccctcctgatggatgcGTGCGTGGCCGTCTTGTCCAGGTAGTCTGACGCCATGTTGGCGTTGTGCTTCATGGCTGCCATGACGGTGCACTCGACTTCAGCTTGAGCATGTGGCCTCCTGAACGAGACATTGCGTCAAAAATGACacgaaaaataattcaaatagcTTCAGTGAAGATTAAGGTCTTCCCACGACGCCTGCGTGCAGACATGGTGACGTCACATCGAGCACCGCTGCTCGCTCGTCAGTCCTGCGCAaagccggaagtcaacaacgagcgCCGGAATTCCGAACCAGCGAGGGCGGCAGCACGTGGCGTAGTGCCTAACGTCCCATTGGTCGGCTGGGTCTGTGACGCAAGAGGAAAACGAAGCCTGTCGCATTTCCCGCGAGGCTCTCGCTCAAACTCGCTTGGCGCGCACGTCGGGCGCGTGGTGAAACGGAAAACGTGGACGACGCCTGCAAGCGCGCAAAGCAAGGTAAGAAGAAACGCGCTTGGTCCTCGCACTCCTTGCCTGCACGCGCTTGGTCCTCGCTCGTGAGAGATTTGGAGCCGCTCTGCATTGCCGTcgacttgccccccccccccaactctctCCCAACTCCCTCCCTCCAGGCTTAGTGGGCGGAGTCAGGGGCGAGCTGCTCTCAGGTCATGTAGGTACCGCACCCCACCAGTTTAATACGCGCATTCATCGAACCCCTTtttagcagaaaaaaaaaatcaaattcaaaacatgtttttttactgGCGCACaagatgagccgtgcatgatcaTCACTTTGTTCAACGGACAAAACCTACACAGTACATGAATTCAACATATACATACCTGCAAAATCAGTGTGCCtctgcaagaccagttcagatatgcgttatcacgaatttcagaaatcagaaatcagaaaacctttattgtcattctacatagtacaatgaaattggagacctccatccagtgcatgaggtagacacaagtaacatagtcaagtaatcgactagtagatttacacgataaatcaggtgtgttcggacctcccagttcgatcgaacccaggttaagaaccactgacagAATATGTGACACCGTGTCGAGTGTAATAATTCGACATACGACGATCCAATCGTGTCGGCGCCAAATGCACAACCCTGAAAACTCGCTCATCGATGTCATTTTGCCGCCTTTGCACGTCCCGTTCGTAGGCTCCGATGTCCCGAGAAACCCCACAAGAGGGGGACGGGGCCCAGTGCTCGTCGCAGGCCCCGTCCACCCTGTCCCCCTCACAGGCCCAGTCCAAGTCCCAGGGCAGCTCCAGTTCTTCCAGTGGCCCGGCATCAGGCAGCCAGTCGTCCAGCGGCTCGGGGACGCTGAGCAGCGCCGACACGCTTCCCGTCACCTTGCCGTCTGTCCCAGAGGAACCCGAAAGTCAACCTTGGGGACGTCTGCTGCCCATGCAGCCGGGCTTTGGCTCTCACGGCAAGTCAGCCTCTTTGGTCTTGGTCCCGGGCCTGGTCAGGCCACTGGCAGTTGTGCCACTTCTCCTAGCACAGTTGAAGGCACGCGGGTTCCTCCTGCTGGTTCCCAAAAGTAGCAACGCACACTGAGCACATTTCAAACACGGAATgcgattgtgcgtgcgtgcgtgcgtgcgcgctctTTTTTCAGATTGCGTAGAGGACGAGTATTTGTTTGGCCGAGACTCCAAATGTCATTATGTCCTGGACGATCCCGACCACAGAGGATCCTTGCGGTTCAGAATTTACAGCAAGCGACACTTCAGGATCTACAGGGTAGCTgagcctcctcctcttcctcttcaacctcctcaacacacacacacttgcctgAGCTTTGCTTCTTTGCTTTCCTTTCGCGACCCAATCCCAGGAGGGCACCGAGGTGTTTGTTCAGGACCTGAGCAACAACGGGACCTTTGTCGACGGGAACAAAATCGGAAGCAACAAGATACTTCCTCTGGTCAACAACGCAGTGCTGGCGCTGTCGGAGCAGCGCAACAAAGGTGAAGACCGGAAGTGCCGCGGCGACCGGCCGGAGGAGGCGGCCCTGATGCGGCCGCCAGCGTAACGTCGCTGTCTTTGCTCAGTGTTTGTCTTCATCGACCTGATGTCTGGCCAAGAGTCCTCGTTGCCCAAGGAGCTCCGCGACAAGTATCTGCTGACCCGTCGCATCGGGACGTGAGTGCGCCCGGCACGCCCCGCCCGGCCCAGCACGGCCGGGCTCCTCGCCGCACGCTCCTGAGAGTTtacgatcaggggatgtttgagaataattttcAATTTTTGGTACATGTGAAGccttttgagacttgcttgtgatttagggccgtataaataaacttgacgtcACTTGGCTGTCTTTCAGAGGCGTGTGCGGCGAGGTGAAGCTGGCGTTCCAACGCTCCACCTGTAAAAAGTTTGCCGTCAAAGTCATCAACAAGAACAACTTCAAGTCCGAAGGAGCGAGTATCTGTCCTCTCATCGGCCGGCCGGTGCCCGGTCGACCCCGCGGCTGACCTTTGCGCCGCCGCTCCGTTTGCAGACGGCGGCCAGAAACGCTCAAACGGAGATCGAAATCCTGCAGCGCATCGATCACGTGAGCTCGTCGAGCGCTCCCGCCTCGCcccgtggagggagggaggcaggaagGAAGGCCTCCCCGCCCACTGCGCCGCTGTGCTTTGATTTCAGCCGTGCCTCATCAGGACCGAGGACTTCTACCAGACGGACGACACCTTCTTCATCGTGTTGGAGCTGTGAGTGCATGCGCGTGCGGTGCGCATTTGCTAACGTGCTAACGGCCTCGCCCGACAGGATGGAGGGCGGCGAGCTCTTTGGTCGACTCAAATCTCAGCAGCGACTTAGCGAGGCCACAGCCAAGCTTTACTTCTACCAAATGTTGAAAGCCGTGCAGGTGAGGCGCCGCTCGAAACCTCGGCCGGATGTCGAGCGCGATCGCTGAATGCGGCCCGATGCGTGCACGCAGTACCTGCACAGCCGGGGTATCATCCACCGGGACCTGAAACCGGAGAACATCCTCCTGTCGTCGCAGGAAGACGACTGCCTCGTCAAGGTTAGCCCGCCCCCGGCGCAACTTTTTCTGCAAAGCGGCGTGaccccgtgcgtgcgtgcgtgcgtgtgcgtccgCACATCAGGTGACGGACTTCAACCAGTCACGCATCCTGGAGGAGGCGGCCCTGATGCGGACGCTGTGCGGGACGCCGTCCTACCTGGCGCCCGAGGTGCTGACGCACGCCGCCACCGGCGGATACGGCCTGCCCGTTGACGCCTGGAGCCTTGGCGTCCTCCTGTTTGTCTGGTAATTGAGCGTCTCGTATAGACGTCGGTTCAAGAGCCACATTCTACTGGCGTCGTTCTGCGTGCGCAGCCTGTGCGGGTACCCGCCGTTCCACGAGAGCTTCTCGGACCTGTCGGTGAGCGAGCAGATCGTGCAAGGCCGCTTCACCATGGTGCCGTCCAAGTGGCGCCACGTGTCCGACCAGGGTGAGATCGTCGTCTTCATTGTTGTCACCTTCACCGCGGTGGTCtcatgcgtgtgtttgtgtgtgtgtgtgcgtgtgcgcgtatgcgtgtgtgtgcgggcgTGACAGCCAAGGACATGGTTAGGAAGCTTCTGGTGGTGGCGCCCGCCGACAGGATGACCATCGACGAGGCGCTACGGCACGCCTGGCTGCAGGTGCTCTTTGTCGCTCGTCATCAACGGAAGCGGCAGCAGCGTGATGGAGATTCAAACaggattgtgtgcgtgtgtgtgtattcgtAGGACCCCGTGATGTTGGAGAAAGCCCACCGGCTGATGTATCCAGCTGCCATGGTACCCccaacacatacatacacagacacgcacgcacgcacacatatacGTACACGCTTAACAGCAGCAAGGAGCGACTCTGATTGAGATGCAAACCCGCCAAATTGGAATTTTTCCGATTGGAATCGGAAGACTGACCAATGTCCATTGTTTGTGATGGCAGGAGGCGGGGCCGGCGAGGAAACGACAGCGAGAGGAccaggatgaggatgaggagcgTTCTGCCAAACAAGCCCCGCTGACAAATGTTTTGCAATAAAGTCTTTGCTCTTGTCCGCTCACTGCTTTGCGTTATCGCTTCCCGTTGTCGTCACGGCATCGAGAAGAGTGGAGAAGAGTGCAGACAGCCGTCCGCCTATCTCAATTGGCCCCCCGGTGGCCGCCATCTTGCGTTGCCACTGTTGATGACAGACGCTTCCGTCGGATGATTCTTGCTGAAAACAGCGTCTGTTAAGAATTCTTCGTTGTTATTCAgcactgcttttattttgaaggctgtTTTCACGCGAAACCTTTTCCTGTGTTTCACGTTCGAGTATTGGTTACAGTGGTGAAGCAGTCATTGACGACGTAAGTTTGGGCTCCTAACAAGAGGAAaaaaacctttaggacaatctaCTGTtactccaaatgtttgttttcattcttttagAGGTCCGTTtcgtgaattagcatctttccgctagctCGTTAGCCTGTACTGTTAACGTGTGTGTTATTCACTTACAGTTTAACACAGCATTTGTGAATATAACGTCATTTGCGGTCAGTAGAGGCAATTTATTACTGAGAAGTGTTTATTTACAGAGTCTGATTTATATTTACATGGTTTTATTTCAGAAACTGCTTATGCTTGTTGAACTGCTGTGCCAACGCGCAGCCTCCAGGCGATGCTGATTGAAAAGCTTCTGTCGCTCCCTAGTGGACATCACGTGCCATGACCTATGTGCGTGCAGTAAGTGGTCGCTCACTGGATCTCAGAGCGCCGACTCCTGATTGAGCAAAAGTGCCTCCTCACACTCTGTGCCGCACATGCGCTCGACATCCTCGGCAGCCGTGCCGCGCGCAAGCAGGTGAAACAAAAGCCACTATTCGAGATTCATTTCCCGTTTTTACGTAATTGTGCACTTTTTGTGGAATTTTTGCACACCCTCCCCATTTCGCCATTCAATTCCTTTCATTTGTGCAGATTGCGCTGATCAAAGTGGTAGCGGGCAGAATGGCGTGCAAAGTAGTGGACTGTGCCATCCAAGTGTTTGGGGGGGGTGCCGGTGTCTGGCGCAGATGTGAACATGTACTTTGATTGAGCAGtcaaagtttatttgtataatgaccccccccccccccctcctcccgccTCCTTTTCCAGGTATTCCTACGCAAGAACTGTGCGTGTTGCTGACGGACCGGATGAGGTGCACTTGTCCACCATCGCCCGTCTGGAGCTGAGGGATCAATTGGCCAAAGCCAAGCTGTGACGTCTTCATAACGTGACTTACAACCACAAGCAAGAGGTCTCTCACATTTGGATTCCATTCCGCTCCGGTGACGTAAGACTGTAAAGAAAGGAGATAGACCATAGGGTGCATTtatgaaataataatacatgGCTTTCATAATTCCAGCGATACACACAAAATGCGGCCTGCAAAAATGTGCAGCATATTTCCTGTGACCTCTCAAGATAAACCATGACCCGTGCGTATGTTTAGGAGACAAGGGAATTTAGCTACGCAGTTGCTTAATGACTATGGTGCCAAGTGGCAAACCAATCATCCTGATTTATTGGTACAATATGACATGTCGTGTCTTATGattcataatttatttttttctgtttgccaAGTGTCATGACTGCCTCACGAGTGGGACAAGAAAATGGCCTCGATAAATACAGACATGTCATGTTTTACATACATTTTGATCCATCCACTTTGGCATCCTTGAGTCGTTTGGACTGCAAAAGTCTCTCCGAGTAATAAACATAGCGGATTTGCGAAACCCATTACGTAGTTTGGTTTGTCCGCCCCAACGGATGTGATGTAAATGATACGTAATACAAAATGGAGAAATCTGAACGGAGTAAAAAATAGCTCCCCAAACAGATAATAAAAGTATCTCTGCATATATCATATATCTATAgatctatatatatatgacaCTTTTTTACACTGCTGAAGACttaaaatacacaagaaaattattttaaaagcaaaaagtcaattttccatgAGCTGTCTCTTTATTTAGGTTGAGTCAAAGAGGTATGTGAATATTTGGTTGGGTGTGGCGGTGCAGTGCAGATGAGTGTCTTGCATTCAGCAATGGGATGGCTCAAATCCCAGTTTACATACAGTTATACATAcaaaggaaaaaacaaatttttgagACTTGAGTCGAACCCGCTACATAATGCAAGTGAtataatattctaatattttgagttaggatttttgagttttctgaagctgtatgccataatcagcaatattaaaataatcaaaggcttgcaatatttcagttgatttttaatgaatccagaatgtatgacatttttgttttttttaattgcattacagaaaataaagaaatttatcacaatattctaattttgtgAGACAGCCCTGTACATACAGACAAGGGACGAAAGAAAGAGTGCTGAGAcgagcgtcgaacccgcaacatcatgcttaagaggtggacatgctaaccagtgcaccattAAGTCAACGTATAACaattgtaagtctactaaacaaaacagcggttgctaaatGACGTCTGCTCCGTCgcagtcacgtgacgcggacgtgacgtcaatgggcgaaacttccgccgaaaTTCAAATCCATGGGCGCGGCTTTCAACAATGGCAGCGAACGAGACACAGCggatagtaacacgacgactaacaagagaaatatttctattttctgcttgcaactcgaccgtctagagcgtacacggtaaatacaactcattgtttttaaaaagaagtacttttgtagccctgaaaagcgagtgagtgtggcgggggggggggggggggttagggtcctcgaactcggcgtctgctgccagccacaaacgccgaatttcgacgattcttcctGGTCAACGGttataaatgattgtgttgatttaaaaagaaaaactatatttctctacttttaactttgccgttttagataagcgggtattacgtcgcagtcacgtgccgcggaaatgacgtcaataggcgggaaattcaaatctgtgggcggggCTTTCTACAATGGTAGCGAACGAGACACAGTggatagtaacacgacgactaacaagagaaatatttttattttctgcttgcaactggaccgtctagagcgtacacggtaaatacaactcattgtgtttaaaaagacttacttttgtgtagtttgactaaagttgtcgatgtagctagcgttcactgtgCATAGCTAAACCTAGCTGAAACGGTCGCGAGCGAGACAGCGGATACAAGCACGACGATtaacaacagaaatatctttattttctgcttgcaactggaccatcTAGAGCGTACAGGGTAAATACAactaattgtttttaaaaagaagtacttttgtagcCCCGTAAAGCAAGTGAGTGTGCCGGGttattttgtaaattattgcgttggttaaaaaataaaactttatttaactctacttttaactttgccgttttagataagcgggtattacgtcgcagtaatGTGCCGTCGAAAttacgtcaaaaggggaaactccCGCCAAGATTCAAATCGTGGGCGCGAAATGGCCGTAAGCGCGACAGCAGATTCAa
This portion of the Syngnathus scovelli strain Florida chromosome 3, RoL_Ssco_1.2, whole genome shotgun sequence genome encodes:
- the chek2 gene encoding serine/threonine-protein kinase Chk2 isoform X1: MWPPERDIASKMTRKIIQIASVKIKVFPRRLRADMVTSHRAPLLARQSCAKPEVNNERRNSEPARAAARGVVPNVPLVGWVCDARGKRSLSHFPRGSRSNSLGAHVGRVVKRKTWTTPASAQSKAPMSRETPQEGDGAQCSSQAPSTLSPSQAQSKSQGSSSSSSGPASGSQSSSGSGTLSSADTLPVTLPSVPEEPESQPWGRLLPMQPGFGSHDCVEDEYLFGRDSKCHYVLDDPDHRGSLRFRIYSKRHFRIYREGTEVFVQDLSNNGTFVDGNKIGSNKILPLVNNAVLALSEQRNKVFVFIDLMSGQESSLPKELRDKYLLTRRIGTGVCGEVKLAFQRSTCKKFAVKVINKNNFKSEGTAARNAQTEIEILQRIDHPCLIRTEDFYQTDDTFFIVLELMEGGELFGRLKSQQRLSEATAKLYFYQMLKAVQYLHSRGIIHRDLKPENILLSSQEDDCLVKVTDFNQSRILEEAALMRTLCGTPSYLAPEVLTHAATGGYGLPVDAWSLGVLLFVCLCGYPPFHESFSDLSVSEQIVQGRFTMVPSKWRHVSDQAKDMVRKLLVVAPADRMTIDEALRHAWLQDPVMLEKAHRLMYPAAMEAGPARKRQREDQDEDEERSAKQAPLTNVLQ
- the chek2 gene encoding serine/threonine-protein kinase Chk2 isoform X2, translated to MSRETPQEGDGAQCSSQAPSTLSPSQAQSKSQGSSSSSSGPASGSQSSSGSGTLSSADTLPVTLPSVPEEPESQPWGRLLPMQPGFGSHDCVEDEYLFGRDSKCHYVLDDPDHRGSLRFRIYSKRHFRIYREGTEVFVQDLSNNGTFVDGNKIGSNKILPLVNNAVLALSEQRNKVFVFIDLMSGQESSLPKELRDKYLLTRRIGTGVCGEVKLAFQRSTCKKFAVKVINKNNFKSEGTAARNAQTEIEILQRIDHPCLIRTEDFYQTDDTFFIVLELMEGGELFGRLKSQQRLSEATAKLYFYQMLKAVQYLHSRGIIHRDLKPENILLSSQEDDCLVKVTDFNQSRILEEAALMRTLCGTPSYLAPEVLTHAATGGYGLPVDAWSLGVLLFVCLCGYPPFHESFSDLSVSEQIVQGRFTMVPSKWRHVSDQAKDMVRKLLVVAPADRMTIDEALRHAWLQDPVMLEKAHRLMYPAAMEAGPARKRQREDQDEDEERSAKQAPLTNVLQ